CAGCAGGAGATATTGATGTTTTATTACTGGATAAAACCGGAACCATTACCATTGGAAACAGAAAAGCAACCCATTTTTATCCTGCTAACGGAATTGAGGAAAAGGCTTTAATAAAAGCAGCCGTTCTAAGCTCTATGGCAGATGAAACTCCGGAAGGAAAATCAATTGTAGAATTAGCAGGAATAAACCCATCAATTTATGATATGAAAGACCCTCAGTTCATTGGTTTTACGGCAGAAACAAGAAGCTCAGGGATTGATTATGAAAACACACGAATCAGAAAAGGGGCAACTGACGCAATTAAAAATATTGTTACCAATTCAGGCAATATATTCCCAGCGGAAGTTGAAGAAAAAGTCAGAGCTATTTCTCAAAACGGAGGAACACCACTCGTGGTTTCAGAAAATGAAAAAGCTCTGGGAGTGATCGAATTGCAAGATATTATCAAACCGGGGATTAAAGAACGTTTTGACCGTTTAAGAAAAATGGGGATCAAAACCGTGATGGTAACCGGAGATAATCCTTTGACTGCTAAATTCATTGCTGAAAAAGCGGGAGTTGATGATTTCATTGCAGAAGCGAAACCTGAAGATAAAATGAATTACATCAAAAAAGAACAGTCCGAAGGAAGGCTGGTTGCCATGATGGGAGACGGAACCAACGATGCTCCTGCTCTTGCTCAGGCAGATGTTGGCGTTGCAATGAACAGTGGAACACAGGCTGCAAAAGAAGCCGGAAATATGGTGGATTTAGATAATGATCCGACGAAGCTTATCGAAGTGGTAGAGATTGGGAAGCAATTACTAATGACCCGTGGAACATTAACCACCTTTAGTATTGCGAATGATGTAGCAAAATATTTTGCAATTGTTCCGGCATTATTTATTGCATCCATCCCTGCATTACAAGGGTTGAATATCATGAATCTACATTCTCCGGAATCAGCGATTCTTTCAGCAGTCATTTTCAATGCAATTGTAATTCCGATGTTGATTCCCCTGGCTTTAAAAGGAGTTGCCTACAAACCAATCGGGGCAAGTGCACTCTTAAGAAGAAACCTTTTGATCTACGGTTTAGGTGGAGTTATCATTCCATTCATCGGGATTAAGATTATTGATTTATTGGTATCGATTTTTATTTAAGTAAAAAGTAAAAAGCAGATTGTTAAACTTCTGACTTTTTACTTCTAACGTTTAACATCTTCATTATGAAACAAAATATATTACCAGCCATCAGGTTAACACTTTTATGCGCTGTGTTTTTTTCAGGAATCTATACACTTTTCATTTTTGGAATCGCTCAGGCCGCACCTAATAACGGAAAAGGAGAAGTTATAGAATATAATGGCAAAAAGTATTATGCCAACATAGGTCAGAAATTTGATAGAGATGAATACTTCTGGTCACGCCCTTCAGCAGTAGATTATAACGCAGCAGGAGCGGGAGGAAGTAATAAGGGTCCGTCTAATCCTGATTATCTTAAAACGGTTCAGGAAAGAATTGATAATTTTATGAAGCATAATCCTGAGATTAAAAAATCAGAAATTCCCTCAGATCTTGTGACAGCAAGTGGAGGGGGATTAGATCCAAATATTTCTGTACAGGCCGCAAAAGTTCAGGTAAAAAGAATTTCTAAAATCAGAAAGATCAATGAAAATAAAATTCAGGAATTAATAGCATCCAATACAGAAAAACCGCTTCTCGGATTATTCGGGACTGAAAAAATCAATGTCTTAAAACTCAATATCGCATTAGACGGTTTGAAATAAATTAAAAATGAAATCGAACAAACTTCGATATTTCAAATAGAAAAAATTATGGGTAAAAAAGTATCAATATTAACATTTTTAATGTTAGGAGCAGCTTCTGCATTGCATGCTCAGGAAGAAACAAAAAATCCTTTAAAAATAAGCGGTTATGCTGAAGTATATTATCAATACGATTTTAATAATCCAAAAAACAATACAAGACCAGGCTTTGTCTATAGCCACAGCAGAAACAATGAAGTTAATTTGAATTTAGGTTTTGTAAAAGCAAACTATGAAACTGAAAAATTAAGAGCAAATGTTGCTTTAGGCGTAGGAACGTATATGAATTCCAATTATGCGGCAGAATCAGGTGTTTTAAAAAACATCTATGAAGCGAATGTTGGAGTGAAAATTTCAAAAAACAAAAATCTTTGGATTGATGCAGGAATCCTTCCTTCTCATATTGGCTTTGAAAGTGCAGTAAGCAAAGACTGTTTTACTTTAACAAGAAGTATGTTGGCGGATAATTCTCCGTATTTCGAAAGCGGTGCCAAGATTTCT
Above is a genomic segment from Chryseobacterium geocarposphaerae containing:
- a CDS encoding K(+)-transporting ATPase subunit C, coding for MKQNILPAIRLTLLCAVFFSGIYTLFIFGIAQAAPNNGKGEVIEYNGKKYYANIGQKFDRDEYFWSRPSAVDYNAAGAGGSNKGPSNPDYLKTVQERIDNFMKHNPEIKKSEIPSDLVTASGGGLDPNISVQAAKVQVKRISKIRKINENKIQELIASNTEKPLLGLFGTEKINVLKLNIALDGLK
- the kdpB gene encoding potassium-transporting ATPase subunit KdpB — translated: MKGNNNNLFQAELVNEALKQSFIKLHPAKMFHNPVMFMVYIGTLVMAGVCVWIAAGETSQGSLIYNIIVTAILLITLLFANFAEAIAEARGKAQADSLRKTREETPAKMLSSNEEITIVPSNQLRKGDVFICETGDIIPSDGEIIEGLATIDESAITGESAPVIREAGGDKSSVTGGTKVLSDKIKVKVTTEPGESFLDKMIALVEGASRQKTPNEIALTILLAGFTLVFIIVTVTLKPFGDYANTPITIAAFISLFVCLIPTTIGGLLSAIGIAGMDRALRANVITKSGKAVETAGDIDVLLLDKTGTITIGNRKATHFYPANGIEEKALIKAAVLSSMADETPEGKSIVELAGINPSIYDMKDPQFIGFTAETRSSGIDYENTRIRKGATDAIKNIVTNSGNIFPAEVEEKVRAISQNGGTPLVVSENEKALGVIELQDIIKPGIKERFDRLRKMGIKTVMVTGDNPLTAKFIAEKAGVDDFIAEAKPEDKMNYIKKEQSEGRLVAMMGDGTNDAPALAQADVGVAMNSGTQAAKEAGNMVDLDNDPTKLIEVVEIGKQLLMTRGTLTTFSIANDVAKYFAIVPALFIASIPALQGLNIMNLHSPESAILSAVIFNAIVIPMLIPLALKGVAYKPIGASALLRRNLLIYGLGGVIIPFIGIKIIDLLVSIFI